The Thermococcus thermotolerans genome contains a region encoding:
- a CDS encoding M20 family metallo-hydrolase, with translation MSETLEKVSLEIEKLRDEMANTLVELIKIPAISPDYGYEGEYDKAQKLLEIIKDWPFDKVEVYNAPDERAKNGVRPSILAYYYGQDGEKSPRIWILTHIDVVPPGDLSRWTVTEPFKPVVKDGKVYGRGSEDNGQSLVASLYAVRAMMNLGIRPKRTIILAFVSDEETGSKYGVEWLMREHPELFRKDDLVLVPDGGNEDGTFIEVAEKSILWLRVRVKGKQVHASMPDKGLNAHRVALDFAYHLDRLLHEKYSDRDELFDPPESTFEPTMVKNPADSPNIAPGEHEVVFDCRILPRYSVDDILSDAKALAEEIKEKYRKEFDGEVLPEIEFEVLQRMDAPAPTDPNSEIVVLLKEALRKLRGKEAKVGGIGGGTFAAYFRKLGIPAVVWATLDETAHQPNEYAKVDNMVEDAKVMAALALL, from the coding sequence ATGAGTGAAACCCTCGAAAAGGTCTCACTGGAGATAGAAAAGCTCCGCGATGAGATGGCCAATACTCTCGTCGAACTAATAAAAATTCCCGCCATAAGCCCCGACTACGGCTACGAGGGAGAATACGACAAGGCCCAGAAGCTGCTTGAGATAATAAAAGACTGGCCCTTCGACAAAGTCGAGGTCTACAACGCGCCCGACGAGAGGGCGAAAAATGGAGTCAGACCGAGCATTCTCGCCTACTACTACGGCCAGGACGGTGAGAAGAGCCCAAGGATATGGATCCTCACCCACATAGACGTCGTTCCGCCCGGAGACCTGAGCAGGTGGACGGTTACCGAGCCCTTCAAGCCGGTCGTGAAGGACGGGAAGGTCTACGGGCGCGGAAGCGAGGACAACGGGCAGAGCCTGGTCGCTTCTCTTTACGCGGTAAGGGCCATGATGAACCTCGGGATAAGGCCGAAGAGAACTATAATCCTCGCCTTCGTCAGCGACGAGGAGACAGGGAGCAAATACGGCGTCGAGTGGCTCATGAGAGAGCACCCGGAGCTGTTCAGAAAGGACGACCTCGTTCTCGTCCCGGACGGCGGAAACGAGGACGGAACCTTCATCGAGGTGGCAGAGAAGAGCATCCTCTGGCTCAGGGTCAGGGTTAAGGGCAAGCAGGTTCACGCCAGCATGCCTGACAAGGGACTCAACGCCCACCGTGTCGCCCTCGACTTCGCCTACCACCTCGACAGGCTCCTCCACGAGAAGTATTCTGATAGGGACGAACTCTTCGACCCGCCGGAGAGCACCTTCGAGCCGACGATGGTTAAAAATCCAGCGGACAGCCCGAACATAGCACCGGGCGAGCACGAGGTGGTTTTCGACTGCAGGATTCTGCCGAGGTACAGTGTAGATGATATCCTCTCCGACGCAAAGGCCCTCGCCGAGGAGATTAAAGAGAAATACAGAAAGGAGTTCGACGGCGAAGTTCTGCCGGAGATAGAGTTCGAGGTCCTCCAGCGCATGGACGCTCCGGCCCCAACCGACCCGAACAGCGAGATAGTGGTTCTTCTTAAAGAGGCCCTGAGAAAGCTCCGCGGAAAGGAGGCAAAAGTTGGAGGAATAGGCGGCGGAACCTTCGCGGCCTACTTCAGGAAGCTCGGAATCCCTGCGGTTGTCTGGGCAACCCTCGACGAGACCGCCCACCAGCCCAACGAGTACGCGAAGGTAGACAACATGGTTGAAGATGCTAAGGTTATGGCGGCCCTGGCGCTCCTCTGA
- a CDS encoding RlmF-related methyltransferase, with product MPAWKDGKLGLPVKEAVKLFPELKDYLDERGRLDFSNREARILYNRAIAEAIFGLDIEYHPRGLVTTPVSRYIFLKTFLRGGERVLEIGTGHTAMMALMAAKLFECDVTATEIDEEFFTHAKANIGRNGAKIRLIKSCGGIIQGVIPEGEKFDVIFSAPPYYETPTKGVLTEREGVGGGKYGEAFSVRLIEEAMEYLKPGGKVALFLPDKKPLINAIREKGEELGYSVRDVRFRVGTRWRYSLILRL from the coding sequence ATGCCCGCATGGAAGGACGGAAAGCTGGGACTGCCTGTAAAAGAGGCAGTGAAGCTGTTTCCGGAGCTGAAGGACTACCTCGACGAGCGCGGAAGGCTTGACTTCTCGAACAGGGAAGCGAGGATACTCTACAACAGGGCGATAGCGGAGGCAATTTTCGGCCTCGATATAGAGTACCACCCGCGCGGACTGGTGACCACCCCCGTCTCGCGCTATATCTTCCTGAAGACCTTTCTCCGCGGCGGCGAGAGGGTTCTTGAGATAGGAACCGGGCACACCGCGATGATGGCCCTCATGGCGGCCAAGCTCTTCGAGTGCGACGTTACCGCGACGGAGATCGACGAGGAGTTCTTCACCCACGCAAAGGCCAACATAGGGAGAAACGGAGCGAAGATCAGGCTAATCAAGAGCTGCGGTGGAATAATCCAAGGAGTGATCCCGGAAGGGGAAAAGTTCGACGTAATCTTCTCCGCTCCGCCCTACTACGAGACTCCGACGAAAGGCGTTCTGACGGAGAGGGAAGGCGTTGGAGGTGGGAAGTACGGTGAGGCATTCTCGGTGAGGCTCATCGAGGAGGCGATGGAATACTTGAAGCCCGGTGGAAAGGTAGCTCTCTTTCTTCCGGACAAAAAGCCGCTGATAAATGCCATAAGGGAAAAGGGAGAAGAGCTGGGCTACTCCGTGAGGGACGTGAGGTTCCGGGTCGGAACGCGGTGGAGGTACAGCCTGATACTCAGGCTGTAA